The genomic DNA CCGCGGTGCCCGCACGCTCGGAACCGGACTCGGTACGCGTACCGATCGGCGCACGATCGGCGTCTCCCCCGGCATCCGCGCCGGCATGCCGGCTGTCGCCCTCCAGCGCGGCGCCGGCCGGACCAGGTGGAGACGGCCCGCGTCGGCCGCCGACCGGCCGACGGCCTCGGTCGGGCAGCACCTACCAGGGAAGGATGCCGTCGGCATCGAAGTAGCCTCCGGTGGGGCCATCAGGGTCCACCTGCGCCATACGCACGATGATCTCGGCGCCCTGCTCGACGGTCTGGACACCGCTGTTTCCGTTCAGGTCGGTCTTGGTGTAGCCAGGCTCCACCGCGTTGATCCGCATGTTCGGGAACGCCTTCGCGTACTGCACGGTGATCATGTTGACCGCGGTCTTCGAGGCCGGGTAGGCCAAGCCCGGGTAGGTGTACGCCGGGTCGCCCGGGATGGTGGCCCGGGTCAGCGAGGCCAGACCGCTGCTGACGTTGACCACGACCGGGGCGGCGGAACTCCGCAGCAGCGGGAGAAACGCGTGGGTGACGCGCACCATGCCGAAGACGTTCGTCTCGAACGTCTGTCGCATCACGTCGACGGTCACGTCCGCCGCGCCGATCACGACGTTGTCGTCACCCATCTCTTCTTGGATGCCGGCGTTGTTGACCAGTACGTCCAGCCCTCCGTCGGCCTCGATGGTCTTCGCCGCGGCCGCCACGGACGCGTCGTCGGTGACATCGAGCCGGACCGCCCGCGCGCCCAGCCGCTCGGCGGCCCGACGCCCGCGTTCGGCGTCCCGGCTTCCGATGTAGACGGTGTGGCCCGCGGCGATGAGCCGGCGGGCGGTCTCGAAGCCGAGACCCTTGTTCGCTCCGGTGATCAGTGTTGCTGTCATGCCTCCACGATGCGGCGGAGCCGCGCGGTCAGCCAGACGTCCTGTGCTCCTGGGACTGATCAGTACCAGGGGACCGTGGTGCCGCCGAAGATGCTCAGCAGGGCGCTGCGTCGCCATAGGTGCGGGCAGACGGTGGCGGCCAGGGGCCCGAGCCGGTCACCGCCCGCTGCCCCGGCCGCGAGCGGGCTGGTGACCTCCGCGCGTCACGACGTGCCGTCGGCCGGAAGCTCCAGGCGCAGTTCGTAGCCGCCGTCGGCCGTGGGGCCGGAGGTGACGGTGCCACCGAGGAGTGCGGCGCGCTGACGCAGGCCGATCAGGCCGTAGTGCGCGCTGGGCAGGGGCAGAGCGGGCCGGGTCGGTGCGGTATTGGTGACCGTGGCACGGACGGCGCCGTTCTCCTGGCGGATACGAACCGTCGCGGTGGTGCCGGGGGCGTGCTTGCGTGCGTTGGTCAGCGCTTCCTGGACGGTGCGGTAGATGGCGCGCTGGACTGTGGGCGGAAGGCCGTCAGGCATGTCCGCCTGAAGTTCGGCCTCGATGCCGCTGTTGTCGACCAGCCGCTGGAGGTCGGCCAGGGACGGCTGCGGTGTCAGCTCCGTGGGGCGGCCTCCGGAGGCGCGCAGGACGCTGACCATGTGCCGCAGTTCGTCCAGGGTCTGCACGCTCAGCCGCCGGATCGTGGCCGCGGCTTCCTTGACGTCGGCGTCCTGGGTGCCGACCTGGAGTGCTCCGGCCCGCACCGCGATCAGGCTGACCTGGTGGGAGACCACGTCATGCATCTCCCGCGCGAGCTGCGCGCGCTCCTTGGCCAGCACGGTCTGGTCGGTCAGGAGCCGCTCGTGGTCACGCGCCGCGGAGATCTCGGCGAGTCGCAACGACAGATCACGCCGGGCCTGGACGAGCTGGCCGAGGAAGACCGGAGCGACCGCCGTCGCCCCGGTGTACCCCAGCGTGATCAGGGTCGCGGTCTCCGACAGGTCGAACGTCGGTGACGGCCACGAGGACATGCTGCTCAACGTGAACGCCGTGGCGCAGGCGGCCAGCAGGACACGGTGGCGGGTGAGTGAGGCGAGTGTGTACAGCGCGATCAGTGCGGCGAGGATCGCGTCGGAGAACAGGACGGCGGGCAGGGTGAGCAGGAAGGTCAGCAGCGGCAGGCGACGGCGCAGCACCAGAGCGAAGGCCGCTGCCACGGCGCACGCCATGCGCCCCGGCTCGTCCGAGTCGAAATGGACCCAGACGTCTAGCAGCGCCACCGCGACGACTATGGCGTCCAGCAGCGGGGCGGGCAGGCGGCGGGGGGTCATTCCCCCTCCTGGTCCCGTGGTGGCTTGAGAAGGCCGGCCCGTTCGGCGAGCAGGGCTGCCTGGACGCGGCCGTCCACCTTCAGTTTCGTGAGGATGGCGCTCACATGGTCTTTGACGGTGCCGGTGCTCAGGTGCATCCGGGTGCCGATGTCGGCGTTGGACAGTCCCTCGGCGATGAGGACGAGTACGGCGCGCTCGCGGTCGGTCAGTGCGGCGAGGCTGCGGGCAGCGGGCTCCTGGGGTCCGGCGTTCAGATAGCCGTCCACGACCGTCCGGGTGACCTTGGACGCCAGCACGGTGCCACCGTCGGCCAGGGTCCGCACGAGGAACGGAAGCCCCTCGGGGTCGGTGTCCTTGAGCAGGAAGCCGGCGGCGCCCGAGCGAAGTGCCGTGGCCACGTATTCGTCCATGTCGAAGGTCGTGAGCATGGCCACCACCGGAGGGTGCGGCAGCCGACGGAGGCAGGCCAGGAGGGTGAGGCCGTCGACGTCCGGCATCCGGATGTCGAGCAGCACGACATCAGGTCGTATCTCCTGTGCCGTCTGAAGCGCCTGGCCGCCAGGAACCGCCGCCACGACCTCGATGTCGTCCGCCGTGTCGAGGATGTGCTGGAAACCCGTACGAATCAGGGCCTCGTCGTCGACGACCAATACCCGGATCACGCATGCTCCACTCACTATCGGACCACTGTCCGATTCGTACCACGTCGAGAGACGCCCCGCGGGTTCCCGACACCGAATCCGGTCAGGCGGCGGGGGCTGCGCCAGCCAGTCGGCGGGGCGGTTCCGGACACCTGCCGGATGGTCCTGACCGGCGGCGTCTCCGACCCTGGATCACATGACGCACGTCGTAGCAGAGGCCGCGCCGGCCGAGGCGATGTCGGCTGCGCGGGCAGGCCCTTCCCGTACGTCGTCCACAGGACGGCTGATCGGCCTCGACCTGGCCCGTGGCCTGGCGGTTATCGGCATGTACACGGCCCACCTCGGTACCGACCCCTCGGAGGGCGGCCCACTGGGCTGGGTGACGGAGGTGACCCGTGGGCGGTTCCCCGCACTGTTCGCTCTGCTGGCCGGGTTCACCCTGATCATTCTCACCGGTCGGCCACAGCCGCGGACCGGGCGCGCGGGGCGCCAGGCCATGGGCAGGGTACTGATCCGCTCCGCCGTGCTGATCGCCCTGGGATATGCCCTGGCGTACCTGGACACCCCGATCGACGTGATCCTCGCCGCCTACGGAGTGATCTTCGCCCTCGCCCTTCCGCTGTACCGGCTGCGCGCCTCCACCCTGGCCGTCATCGCCGCGGCGATGACGCTCGTAATGCCCCCCGTCGTGTATCTGCTGCGGGCCGCGGTCGAGGGCGGCAGCTGGGCCGATGCCGTGATCGCCAACGATCCTCTGGCCCGGGTCACCGGTTCGGACGGGATCCTCGAATTGTTCATCACCGGCGAGTACCCGGTACTGACCTGGCTGCCCTTCGTCATCGCCGGGATGGCGGTGGCGCGGCTCGACCTCAGCCGGCCCGGTATCCGCGCCAGGATCGCCCTCCTCGGCGGCGCACTTGCCGTACTCGGTTACGGCGGCTCCTGGCTGGCCCTGCACCTGGTTCCGGGCGCGCAGGCCACCGTGAGCGCGGCGACGGACGGCGGGTCGGCGTCATCGGCCTGGTGGTCCGATGCCGTCGGCGACCCCACCACCAGTACCCCGGACTGGATGCTGGTGGCCGCGCCGCACAGCCAGACGACCTGGTCGATCCTGGGCAACACCGGCTTCGCCCTCGTGATCCTCGCTGTCTGCCTCATCGCCACGGACCGGTCGGCGCGCCTGCGGTGGTTCGCCACACCCGTCACCGCGGTCGGCTCCGTCGCCCTCACCGCCTATGTCGGTCACATCGTGGCCATCAAGGCCCTGGGCATGGACGACGTGCCGACCTCCGACGCCCTGGCGGTCCTGATCGGTTTCGCCTCGGTCGCCATGCTGCTGGCCCTCGCCTGGACCCGGGTCTTCCGGCGCGGACCACTGGAATACCTGGTGCACGCCGCCACCACACCCGCCCGTCTGATCAACTGACTGGCGGTGGACGACCAATGCCCGTAGGAGACACTCCCTCCACCGACGATTCCGCAACACCCACGGATTTCGACGGTCTCGCACCATCCGGCGTCACGCCGGGCCAGCAAGGAGGTAAGCCGATGACAGTCCGCCTGACATTCATGTGCGCGACAGCCGGGGGCACCACCAGGGATGCGGTCTTCGGTGACGGTCTCCTCAGTGAGCGCGGCCTGCGCCGGGCACGCGCCGCCGGCGCAACACTCCCCCCGTACTCGCTGGCCATCCGTGCGCCGTCGGTCCGCTGCGCGCAGACCGCTTACGCCCTCGGCCTGCCGACCACACTCGAGCCCGCACTGCGCGACCTCGACTACGGCACGTGGCGGGGCCGCACAGTCGGCGAGGTCGTCGCGGACGAACCGTACGGTTACTCCGCCTGGCTTACGGACCCGGATGCCGCGCCACACGGAGGCGAGTCCGTACGCCGGCTCTGCCGCCGAATCGCCAACTGGCTGAGCAGCGTGCCGCCTTACCCGGGCCGCGCGTTGGTCATCACGGAACCGTCGGTGGTCCGGGCCTCGCTCGTCCATGCTCTGTCCGCACCAGTGACAGCCTTCCGGCATTTCGATGTGCCGCCCCTGTCCACGGTCTCCCTTACCTTGAGCGACGGCCACTGGATCGTCCGGCCCGGCCGTGTCACCCCGGACAGAGTCGGCACCAGTCGCGCTGTTCCCACGCCCTATGACGCCGCCGAGGGCCGGACGGCGCTCCTGTGGGGCGAGGCGACCCCGGCGTAGCGGCGGGGTACAGGTACAGCGGTTGTGCGGAGTCGTCGGCGCCCGGATCGCAAGTTCGTCGACAGATCGACGAGTTCGGCCGAACAACGAGTTCGGCCGAACGACGACTCCAGCCGAACGACGACTTCGACATGAAGGTCGTCGACATGTTCACCACGGGATGCCTCCCGCCCACCGGCGACCACCGTCGCGCGGGGTGACCATGTACAGAACGGGCGCGGGACAACACCGGTCACGAATCCGAGAGTGTCGTTACACGTGACCATCATGCCCGAAGCGCCGATACTGCCGGGTGTGGGCTGTTCGACCCGCCCATGTGCGCAACAACCGAACAAGATCAACAACCGGTCGTACACGTTCTGACCAGGAAAGATACTGGTCAGGGGCTAAGCTGGAGATCTCACCGGGAGGCACCCATGAAGATGCTCATCAACGTCGCGGAGACGGTGGTCGCGGACGCGCTGCGGGGGATGGCGGCCGCGCATCCGGAGCTGACGGTGGACGTGGAGAAGCGGGTGATCGTCCGGCGCGACGCACCGGTGGCCGGAAAGGTCGGGCTCGTCTCCGGCGGCGGCTCGGGACACGAGCCGCTCCACGGCGGCTTCGTGGGCCCGGGCATGCTCTCGGCGGCCTGTCCCGGCGAGGTCTTCACGTCTCCCGTGCCGGACCAGATGGTGCGGGCCGCGGCCGCCGTGGACAGCGGCGCGGGTGTGCTGTTCATCGTGAAGAACTACACGGGTGACGTCCTGAACTTCGACATGGCGGCGGAACTCGCCGAGGACGAGGGCGTTCAGGTCGCGAAAGTCCTGGTCAATGACGATGTCGCCGTCACCGACAGCCTGTACACGGCCGGCCGGCGCGGCACGGGCGCGACCTTGTTCGTCGAGAAGATCGCGGGCGCCGCCGCCGAGGAGGGCGCGCCCCTTCAGCGGGTCGAGGCACTGGCCCGGCAGGTCAACGAGAACGCGCGCAGCTTCGGTGTCGCCCTGAGCGCCTGCACCACCCCGGCCAAGGGCAGCCCCACCTTCGACCTCCCGGACGGCGAGCTGGAGCTGGGTGTCGGCATCCACGGCGAGCCGGGCCGGGAGCGGCGCGCGATGATGACCTCGCGGGAGATCGCCGACTTCTCGGTGCACGCGATCCTGGAGGACCTTAATCCGAGCAACCCCGTGCTGGTCCTGGTCAACGGTATGGGAGCGACCCCACTCCTGGAGCTGTACGGCTTCAACGCGGAGGTGCAGCGGGTGCTGGTGGAGCGCGGTGTCCCGGTGGCACGCACGCTCGTCGGCAACTACGTCACCTCGCTCGACATGGCCGGCGCCTCCGTCACCCTGTGCCAGGTCGACGAGGAGCTGCTGCGTCTGTGGGACGCGCCGGTGAGCACGCCCGGCCTCCGCTGGGGCATGTGATCCACTCGACGTCCGGTCAACGTACGTACCACGCAAGGAGATTCCGTGCTCGATGCCGACTTCTTCCGCCGTTGGATGACGGCGACCGCCGCGTCCGTCGACCGCGAGGCCGAGCGGCTCACCGCCCTCGACTCGCCGATCGGCGACGCCGACCACGGCAGCAATCTCCAGCGGGGGTTCCACGCCGTGGCGGTCACGCTGGAGAAGGAGGCGCCGGACACGCCCGGCGCCGTCCTCGTGCTCGCCGGGCGGCAGCTCATCTCGACGGTGGGCGGCGCCTCCGGGCCGCTGTACGGCACGCTGCTGCGCCGCACCGGCAAGGAGCTCGGGGACACGGCCGAGGTCACCGAGGAACAGCTGACGGACGCGCTGCGCGCGGGCGTGGACGCGGTGATGCAGCTCGGCGGAGCCGCGCCCGGCGACAAGACCATGATCGACGCGTTGGTTCCCGCGGTCGACGCGCTCAGTGACTCGTTCGCCGCCGGCCGGGCCGCGGCCGAGGAGGGCGCCGTCGCGACGACGCCCTTGCAGGCCCGCAAGGGCCGGGCGAGCTATCTGGGCGAGCGGAGCATCGGGCACCAGGATCCCGGTGCCACCTCCTCGGCGCTCCTGATCGCCGCGCTCGAGGAGGCCTCCGTTGAGTGACACCACGGACAAGCTCGTCGGCATCGTGCTGGTCTCGCACAGCGCGGACGTCGCCACCTCGGTCGCCGAACTGGCCAAGGGGCTGGCCGGGGGCGGCACGACCGCGCCGGTGGGGCCCGCGGGCGGCATCCCGGGCGGCGGCCTCGGCACCAGCGCCGAGCTGATCTCGGCCGCGGCCGCCTCCGTGGACCAGGGCGCCGGGGTGGCCGTGCTCATGGACCTGGGCAGCGCGATCCTCACCGTGAAGGCCCTGCTCGCGGAAGGCGACGAGCTGCCGGAGAACACCCGGCTGGTCGACGCCCCCTTCGTCGAGGGCGCGGTCGCCGCGGTCGTCACCGCCTCGGCGGGCGGTGACCTGGCGGCGGTGGAGGCGGCCGCCACGGAGGCGTACTCCTATCGCAAGGAATGAGAACGGCGAGGAACGGCCACCGCGAGGAATGACGACCGCGAGGAACGGCCACCGTAAGGAGTGACCGTAAGGAGTGACTGCCGCAGGAAGTGAGCCGCAGGCCGGTCCGCCCGGTCCGCTCCGTCCGCCCGTCTCGGCGGGCAGGGGCCGGGCCCTGCGGCCGCCGCCCCGCGGTCAGTTCTGGCGGAGGAACTCGCGGGCCAGCGCCTCTCCTTGGGCCACGGCCTCGACGTGGTTCTCGATGGGCGACACGGCGGAGTTCTTGAAGACGATGTACGTCACCCCGGAGTCGGTGCCGCCGCCACGTGGGTCGGGGCGGATGCCGAGGGCCTGGGCGGTGGCGTACGAGGCCTCGCCGATGATGTCGTGCGGTCCGGTGTCGCCGACGACCGTGTACTGGACCCGGTCCTGGTAGATCACGGCGGCGACCGAACCACCCCGGACGCCATGCTCGCGGTGGTCCCAGATATCGCCCGCGGTGGGCACGACGATGTACGGCAGGGTCTCGGCATTCAGCTGACGGCCGTCGGACTGCTGAAACGCGGTGGCGTCGGAGAACGACGGGTCGGTGCTCTCGTTGCACAGCAGGCCGGGCCGCCCGTCGCAGTCGATGTCCATGTCGGCCTTCCAGAACACGGCGTCGCGCCGGCCGCAGACGGGAATGTCGGCCGGCGCGCCGTCGTCGCTGCGGTAGCGCCCGTTCGAGACGGGAGCGCAGTCGCGTACCTTTGCGAGCAGATCGGCGGCGAGGACGGTGCCCTCACGCGCTGCCGCCGCCGGTTCACGGGTCCCGGCGGCTTCACGTGTCCGGGCGGCTTCGTGGGTCCGGGCCACTTCGTGGGTCCGGACGACGGGTGGCGACGTCGTGGGGGCGACCAGGGCGGCACTGGCCGCGACCAGCGTCAGCGACTGGACACGCACGATGAGGGACCCTCTCGTGGGGGACATTGACGGTCACCCACCCCAAGGTGGTGCGGGTCCCGGGCCACGGCCACCGGGAGGGGTCCGGACGGTGCACGGCGCCCTTACCACGCGCCGTGCGGCCGAGGGCCGGGTCCCCAGGGACCCCGGCCACCCGACCGCTTTCGCCGGCGCGGGATCAGCGACGACAGCGGTCCGCGCCGCGGGCACGAACTCCCATGGAAGACAGGTGAGTTCACACCGCGTCAGCCCTCAGCATACGTAGCCGCGCGCCGTCCCGGCCAACGCCGTCCGCCCTCTTGATGCGAGCGCGCCGCCATGGCATACAGGTACAGACCAATCCCGTCGAGGGAAGGGGGACCCGTGCGCCGACTGGTGCGACGCCTTCGTGTGCCGGTGATCTGCGGCTCGCTGTTCCTGACGGTGTCCTGCGGGTGGGGCGGACAGGACGGCGGCCGGGACGGGCCGCTGCCCTCGGCCCCGATGGGCGTCACGGCCGCGGCCGGCAGCGCGACCAGCGTGCACGTCATGTGGAACCAGGTGTCCGGGGGCCCGAAGGTCGCCGGGTACGAGGTATATCGCGGCACCACGAAGGTGAAGGACGTACCGGGTGCGGAGCACATGGTGGACATCACCAGGCTCAAGCCCTCGACGACGTACGTCTTCACCGTCCGGGCACGGGACGATGCGGGGAACGCCGGGCTGCCGAGCGCGAAGGTGCGCGCCACCACGCCCGCGGCCGTCGCCGCCGATCACCGGGCCCCCACCCGGCCGGGACGGCCCAGCGGCAAGGCGGTCGGGAGCCGGGCGGCCCAGCTGAACTGGGCGCGCTCGACGGACGACCGGGGGGTGGCCTCGTACGACATCTACCAGGGCACCTCGAAGATCCACAGCGTCGGCGGCGGGCAGACGGCGACCGTCGTGACGGGGCTGCGGCCGGGCACCCGCTACTCCTTCACCGTCCGGGCCCGCGACGCCGCCGACAACGTCTCGGCCGCGAGCGCCTCCGTACGGCTGACCACCGCCGGCGGGGCGGACGACGGACGGGGCACCGCGCCCACCCGATTCCGCGCCGGGACCCACCGCGCCGACGGGGCGTACTACATCGACCTGTCCTGGTCGCCGCCGGACACGGACGGAGTGATCACCGAGTACCAGATCCACCTCGACGGCCGTCCGGCGACCTCGCTCGTGTGGGGCGGCAAGCCGCCACGCGGCAAGGCCACGTACAGCTTCTACCTGGGACGGGACGCCGGCGCCAGACACCGGGTGCGGATCCGGGCGAAGCTGCCGGACGGCACGTGGGGCGGCTTCTCCGACGAGCGGACCGTGACCACGGGGGGACGCTAGGCCGTCGCGGCCGAGGGCGGCGGGGCAGCGGACGATCGGACGACAGAGCATCAGCTGTCCGCCGGACGATGGAATCGTTCACCTGCCCGGGGGCCGTCCGCATGCGGGCCGTCCCAGGGGCGCGTTGGCTCTTCCTGAGGCAGCACGGGCGATTCCCGACCCCAGGCGGCGCAAGGGATGTACCGCCAACCGTGCCGCTGGAGGGCAGTCCTATGCGCACTATTCAGCTGTTCAGCCGTTCCGGCCTGGCCGTGGCGGCCGCCGCGCTTCCTCTCACCCTCGCCTCCCCCGCGGCCGCCGCCTGGAATTCAGGGATCTCGGTGAGCACCAGCGGAAGCAACGTTTCGGTCGCCACCACCACGTGCACCCCGTTCAACGGCAGCCTGGGCAACGCCTCGCTGCTCTCCAGCGGCCAGGCGAACTTCACCCAGGGGCGCCTGGCGATGCTGACCGGGTCGAACATCAGCCAGTCCGGCGTCTGGTCCAACGTGAGTCCGGGCACGTACACGGTCGTGGTGGTCTGCGCGAACGGTTCGACGGCCGGCACCCAGTCCATCATCGTCTCCGGCAGCTCGACGCCCACCATCTCCGCGACGGCCTCGCCCTCGCGCGGGGTCATGGGCGGTGTCGGCGGGTCCGTCGAGCACTACGGCACCATCACCTTCGCGGTGGGCGCGGCCCTGGTGGCCGTCGGCGCCGTGGCGACGGGCTGGTATCTGCGCCGCCGCACCAAGCCGTACCGGCTCTGAACGCGCCGGCTCTGGACGCGTCGGCTCTGGACGCGTCGGCTCTGAACGCGTCGGCGGTGAGCGCGCCGGCCACCTACTCGTGCGCGGGCAACTCCTCGAACTCCGCCAGCGCATGGGTCAGCCACTGCGTCCAGAACGTCTCCAGGTCGATGCCGGCGCGCAGCACGAGATGCCTCAGCCGGTCCTGCGGCGTGTCCTTGCCGGGCCCGAAGTCGCGGTCCTGGATCTCCTCGTACTCCGTCAACTGCCGCTGGTGCAGGGCTAGATGCCGACGCAGGTCGTCCTCGATCCCCTCGGTGCCGACCACCGCCGAGGCGCGCAGCCGCAGCAATAGCGTGTCGCGCAGGGGCTTGGGTTCCTGGGCGGCGGCGGTCCAGCGGGCGAGTTCGGCGCGACCGGCGGGCAGCACCTCGTACGCCTTCTTCTGCCCGCGGGCCGGCTGCTGCGTGGGCAGCGCGCGGATGTAGCCCTCGGCCTCCAGTTTTCCCAGCTCGCGATAGATCTGCTGATGCGTCGCCGACCAGAAGTAACCGATCGACTTGTCGAAGCGGCGGGTCAGCTCGAGCCCCGACGACGGCTTCTCTAGCAGGGCGGTGAGGATCGCGTGCGGGAGTGACATGGGCTCATCCTAGGGACGGTGCCGCGGGGGTCCCCGCGGCTGCTACAGCGCGGCCGCCAGCTCCGTGCCCTGCTTGATGGCGCGCTTGGCGTCCAGTTCGGCGGCCACGTCCGCGCCGCCGATGAGGTGCGCGCGGTGGCCCGCGGCGATCAGTTCCTGGTACAGGTCGCGGCGCGGATCCTGCCCGGTGCACAGGACGACGGTGTCGACCTCCAGGACCTGGCTGTGCCCGTCGACGGTGATGTGCAGCCCGGCGTCGTCGATCCGGTCGTACTGGACGCCCGGGACCATGGTGACGCCACGGTGCTTGAGCTCGGTGCGGTGGATCCAGCCCGTGGTCTTGCCGAGTCCGGCGCCGACCTTGGAGGTCTTGCGCTGGAGGAGGTGGACCGTGCGCGGCGGGGCGGGCCGCTCGGGTGCGCCGAGGCCGCCGGGTGCGCGGTAGTCCATGTCGACGCCCCAGCTGCGGAAGTACGTCGCCGGGTCCTCGCTCGCCTTGTCGCCGCTGTCGGTGAGGTACTCGGCGACGTCGAAGCCGATGCCGCCGGCGCCGAGGACCGCGACGCGGTCGCCCACCGGGGCGCCGTCGCGCAGGACGTCGAGGTAGCCGAGCACGCTCGGGTGGTCGATGCCCGGGATCTCGGGGGTGCGCGGGCTGACGCCGGTGGCGACCACGACCTCCTCGTACGCCGCGACCTGCTCGGAGGTGACGCGGGTGTTCAACCGCACGTCGACGCCGTGCTGTTCGAGCTGGGTACGGAAGTAGCGGAGTGTCTCGTCGAACTCCTGCTTGCCGGGGACCTTGCGGGCGACGTTGAGCTGGCCGCCGATCTCGCTCGCGGCGTCGAAGAGCGTGACGTCGTGCCCGCGTTCGGCCGCGCTGACCGCGCAGGCCAGCCCGGCCGGACCGGCGCCCACCACGGCGACCCGCTTGCGCAGCCGGGTCGGGGACAGGATCAGCTCGGTCTCGTGGCAGGCGCGCGGGTTGACCAGGCAGGAGGTGATCTTCCCGCCGAAGGTGTGGTCGAGGCAGGCCTGGTTGCAGCCGATGCAGGTGTTGATGGCCTCCGGGCGTCCGGCCACGGCCTTGGCGACGAAGTCGGGGTCGGCGAGCATCGGGCGGGCCATCGAGACCATGTCCGCGTGCCCCTCGGCGAGCAACTGCTCAGCCAACTCGGGGGTGTTGATGCGGTTGGTGGTGACGAGGGGGACGGAGACGGCACCCATGACCTTCTTGGTCACCCAGGCGTACGCGCCGCGCGGCACGGAGGTCGCGATGGTGGGGATCCGGGCCTCGTGCCAGCCGATGCCGGTGTTGATGATGGTCGCTCCGGCCGCCTCGACGGCCTGGGCGAGGGTGATGACCTCGTCCAGGGACGATCCGCCGGGAACCAGGTCGAGCATCGACAGCCGGTAGATGATGATGAAGTCCTCGCCGACCGCCTCGCGGACGCGGCGGACGATCTCGACGGGGAAGCGCATGCGGTTCTCGTACGAGCCGCCCCAGCGGTCCTCGCGCCGGTTGGTCTGGGTGGCGATGAACTCGTTGATGAGGTAGCCCTCGGAGCCCATGATCTCGACGCCGTCGTACCCGGCCTGCCGCGCCAGACGGGCGGTGCGCGCGTAGTCGTCGATGGTCCGCTCGATCTCGGCGTCCGTCAGCGCGTGCGGCGGGAAGGGGCTGATCGGCGCCTGGAGGGCGCTGGGCGCGACGAGGTCCTGGTGATAGGCGTAGCGCCCGAAGTGGAGGATCTGCATCGCGATCTTCCCGCCCTCGCGGTGCACGGCCTCCGTGATGGCGGTGTGCTGCTCGGCCTCCGCCTCGGTGGTGAGCTTGGCGCCGCCCTCGTAGGGGCGTCCCGCGTCGTTGGGCGCGATGCCTCCGGTGACGATCAGGCCCACTCCCCCGCGCGCCCGGGCCGCGTAGAACTCCGCCATGCGCTCGAAGCCGCGCTCGGCCTCCTCCAGGCCCACGTGCATGGAGCCCATGAGGACGCGGTTGGGCAGGCTGGTGAAGCCCAGGTCGAGCGGGTTCAGCAGGTGCGGGTAACGGCTCATCGGGGGTCCTCCGTGCGCGGTGTCGTGCGTCTGTTGTAGACGACGGCGCAGGCTTTATGCAACTAGTTGCACAATCAGCGGAGGCACGAGTGGGCACGGTCACAGGGCAGGGGCGGCCACGGCGGCGACGGTCCCGGGGCCGGCCGCCGGCCCCGGCATCGGCTCGCTCGACCGCCTCCGCGGGGCGGACGTCCCGCGCGGGGCGACCGCCGACGGCCGGGCGACGACCGTCGAAGGCACCGCG from Streptomyces avermitilis MA-4680 = NBRC 14893 includes the following:
- a CDS encoding SDR family oxidoreductase; amino-acid sequence: MTATLITGANKGLGFETARRLIAAGHTVYIGSRDAERGRRAAERLGARAVRLDVTDDASVAAAAKTIEADGGLDVLVNNAGIQEEMGDDNVVIGAADVTVDVMRQTFETNVFGMVRVTHAFLPLLRSSAAPVVVNVSSGLASLTRATIPGDPAYTYPGLAYPASKTAVNMITVQYAKAFPNMRINAVEPGYTKTDLNGNSGVQTVEQGAEIIVRMAQVDPDGPTGGYFDADGILPW
- the dhaK gene encoding dihydroxyacetone kinase subunit DhaK is translated as MKMLINVAETVVADALRGMAAAHPELTVDVEKRVIVRRDAPVAGKVGLVSGGGSGHEPLHGGFVGPGMLSAACPGEVFTSPVPDQMVRAAAAVDSGAGVLFIVKNYTGDVLNFDMAAELAEDEGVQVAKVLVNDDVAVTDSLYTAGRRGTGATLFVEKIAGAAAEEGAPLQRVEALARQVNENARSFGVALSACTTPAKGSPTFDLPDGELELGVGIHGEPGRERRAMMTSREIADFSVHAILEDLNPSNPVLVLVNGMGATPLLELYGFNAEVQRVLVERGVPVARTLVGNYVTSLDMAGASVTLCQVDEELLRLWDAPVSTPGLRWGM
- a CDS encoding sensor histidine kinase, with the translated sequence MTPRRLPAPLLDAIVVAVALLDVWVHFDSDEPGRMACAVAAAFALVLRRRLPLLTFLLTLPAVLFSDAILAALIALYTLASLTRHRVLLAACATAFTLSSMSSWPSPTFDLSETATLITLGYTGATAVAPVFLGQLVQARRDLSLRLAEISAARDHERLLTDQTVLAKERAQLAREMHDVVSHQVSLIAVRAGALQVGTQDADVKEAAATIRRLSVQTLDELRHMVSVLRASGGRPTELTPQPSLADLQRLVDNSGIEAELQADMPDGLPPTVQRAIYRTVQEALTNARKHAPGTTATVRIRQENGAVRATVTNTAPTRPALPLPSAHYGLIGLRQRAALLGGTVTSGPTADGGYELRLELPADGTS
- the dhaL gene encoding dihydroxyacetone kinase subunit DhaL yields the protein MLDADFFRRWMTATAASVDREAERLTALDSPIGDADHGSNLQRGFHAVAVTLEKEAPDTPGAVLVLAGRQLISTVGGASGPLYGTLLRRTGKELGDTAEVTEEQLTDALRAGVDAVMQLGGAAPGDKTMIDALVPAVDALSDSFAAGRAAAEEGAVATTPLQARKGRASYLGERSIGHQDPGATSSALLIAALEEASVE
- a CDS encoding response regulator translates to MIRVLVVDDEALIRTGFQHILDTADDIEVVAAVPGGQALQTAQEIRPDVVLLDIRMPDVDGLTLLACLRRLPHPPVVAMLTTFDMDEYVATALRSGAAGFLLKDTDPEGLPFLVRTLADGGTVLASKVTRTVVDGYLNAGPQEPAARSLAALTDRERAVLVLIAEGLSNADIGTRMHLSTGTVKDHVSAILTKLKVDGRVQAALLAERAGLLKPPRDQEGE
- a CDS encoding PTS-dependent dihydroxyacetone kinase phosphotransferase subunit DhaM, producing the protein MSDTTDKLVGIVLVSHSADVATSVAELAKGLAGGGTTAPVGPAGGIPGGGLGTSAELISAAAASVDQGAGVAVLMDLGSAILTVKALLAEGDELPENTRLVDAPFVEGAVAAVVTASAGGDLAAVEAAATEAYSYRKE
- a CDS encoding DUF418 domain-containing protein; its protein translation is MTHVVAEAAPAEAMSAARAGPSRTSSTGRLIGLDLARGLAVIGMYTAHLGTDPSEGGPLGWVTEVTRGRFPALFALLAGFTLIILTGRPQPRTGRAGRQAMGRVLIRSAVLIALGYALAYLDTPIDVILAAYGVIFALALPLYRLRASTLAVIAAAMTLVMPPVVYLLRAAVEGGSWADAVIANDPLARVTGSDGILELFITGEYPVLTWLPFVIAGMAVARLDLSRPGIRARIALLGGALAVLGYGGSWLALHLVPGAQATVSAATDGGSASSAWWSDAVGDPTTSTPDWMLVAAPHSQTTWSILGNTGFALVILAVCLIATDRSARLRWFATPVTAVGSVALTAYVGHIVAIKALGMDDVPTSDALAVLIGFASVAMLLALAWTRVFRRGPLEYLVHAATTPARLIN
- a CDS encoding histidine phosphatase family protein; protein product: MTVRLTFMCATAGGTTRDAVFGDGLLSERGLRRARAAGATLPPYSLAIRAPSVRCAQTAYALGLPTTLEPALRDLDYGTWRGRTVGEVVADEPYGYSAWLTDPDAAPHGGESVRRLCRRIANWLSSVPPYPGRALVITEPSVVRASLVHALSAPVTAFRHFDVPPLSTVSLTLSDGHWIVRPGRVTPDRVGTSRAVPTPYDAAEGRTALLWGEATPA